A single region of the candidate division KSB1 bacterium genome encodes:
- a CDS encoding T9SS type A sorting domain-containing protein has translation MRYSCLLNLLLPAALFAQMSIHDIQFTTDPSGASPWAGQLVSVGGIVTATEYTGQPIRYFLSDRGGGPWSGILVNDNQLRQIIRGDSVRFQAEVQESNTQTRLRNIVAGTFTVVSVGAQVAPTPTTTGSVTEPMEGVLVEIANAVVVDDQPQITIDDGSGPVGVGTGWDYAVELLLGDSLLFLRGIVSSAANVFLVNPRATSDIGLLHNHGPVISQVANFPAEPTNHDSVTVTASVFDADGVAGVEVHYRFGPLGDFIPQSMFDDGAHGDGGSGDGNWGGIVPAGAAHVFAYYYVRAIDGLGTISTNPAAAPEESYHYRIRGDPPAIFDLQYTGDPTGGVSPYDGQFVTVIGIVTGTGFNNDFSFFMCDPVGIWPDSGRWSGIEVYAPDRMPSLWDSIRVTGQVIDYAGSLTEFASGSQVAVLGTSQPIPSLRVRAAELSPPNGSLPDSGEAYEGVLIEIGPSMVTNTSDFNSYGQFDVSGLEGSCTIVNDAGFEFVPVVGDSFLFIRGNCTYLPFAGYIGHVTAPRFDADLGFIDRRPPEILSATAVSDLSVNILFNERLSDVGANDPGNYTITDQSVPEHPRLDVASAAVLSAGHTVHLELLAALDSEHGYRLEIQAIEDLAGNELAGAVVFFGGYSPTAFVPIASLYDSFGVYSGQIVTLRGVVNYVREITTDSGSRRVAAYLQDQSGRGLYLTQSGRMNAYPALRRRNLITITGLVGSFNNEIQLGGFTSFGMTLINEGVSLPPPIVMTTGDRELQDSIGRTSFQNLHGSGTWCATTGAINRVDENIDGATTLYLNDGSGDLRVRVWDESDLDSVNIDGRYYRLGNELVGVECRVSGVAARDGDDFVLYAGHMEDIVGLSVVERRPKLPPAGFTLSQNYPNPFNLSTTISYTVPRVSPVTLSVYDVTGRLVEGRFLGVQTAGAHDYHFDAGALASGMYFVQIGQRAGGARTKIVVLR, from the coding sequence GACATTCAGTTCACCACGGACCCTTCCGGAGCCTCACCCTGGGCGGGACAACTGGTCTCGGTCGGTGGAATTGTCACAGCGACGGAGTACACCGGACAGCCGATTCGCTACTTCCTTTCGGATCGGGGCGGTGGTCCGTGGAGCGGTATTCTCGTGAACGACAACCAGCTGCGCCAGATCATCCGCGGCGATTCTGTTCGGTTCCAAGCCGAGGTTCAGGAATCGAACACGCAAACCCGCCTTCGAAACATCGTTGCAGGGACCTTCACCGTGGTTTCCGTCGGCGCCCAAGTAGCCCCCACACCTACCACGACCGGGTCCGTCACCGAACCGATGGAAGGTGTGCTCGTTGAGATTGCGAACGCGGTCGTTGTCGACGATCAGCCACAAATCACCATTGACGACGGTTCGGGTCCGGTCGGTGTCGGAACCGGATGGGACTACGCCGTGGAATTGCTACTGGGTGACTCACTCCTGTTCTTGCGGGGGATCGTGTCCTCAGCGGCCAATGTGTTTCTCGTCAATCCACGCGCGACGTCGGACATCGGGCTGCTTCACAATCATGGACCGGTCATATCACAAGTCGCGAACTTTCCGGCGGAACCGACCAACCATGATTCCGTCACGGTTACGGCGTCCGTCTTTGATGCCGACGGTGTTGCCGGCGTGGAAGTGCATTATCGCTTTGGCCCGCTCGGCGACTTCATTCCACAGTCCATGTTCGACGATGGCGCGCATGGAGACGGCGGATCCGGGGACGGTAATTGGGGTGGGATCGTACCCGCCGGAGCGGCACATGTCTTTGCGTACTACTACGTACGAGCGATCGACGGCCTCGGCACCATCTCCACTAATCCCGCTGCCGCGCCGGAAGAGAGCTATCACTATCGCATTCGAGGAGACCCTCCCGCCATCTTCGATTTGCAGTACACGGGCGATCCCACCGGTGGCGTCTCACCCTATGATGGCCAATTCGTCACCGTAATCGGCATTGTCACAGGAACTGGATTCAATAATGACTTCAGCTTCTTTATGTGTGATCCTGTTGGCATCTGGCCCGATTCAGGACGCTGGTCGGGGATTGAAGTGTACGCGCCGGATCGGATGCCTTCGCTTTGGGACAGCATCCGCGTCACCGGCCAGGTGATCGACTACGCGGGATCCCTCACCGAATTCGCGTCGGGCAGTCAGGTTGCGGTGCTGGGCACAAGTCAACCGATTCCTTCGCTTCGCGTGCGCGCGGCCGAGTTGTCGCCGCCCAATGGCAGTTTACCCGACTCGGGCGAGGCTTACGAGGGAGTCCTGATCGAGATCGGACCGTCCATGGTCACGAATACCTCGGACTTCAACTCATATGGCCAGTTCGACGTTTCCGGTCTGGAAGGCTCATGCACGATCGTCAACGATGCCGGTTTTGAGTTCGTGCCGGTGGTCGGCGACAGCTTCCTGTTCATTCGCGGAAACTGCACGTATCTCCCTTTCGCAGGGTACATCGGCCATGTCACAGCGCCGCGCTTCGACGCCGATCTTGGCTTCATTGACCGTCGTCCTCCCGAAATTCTCAGCGCCACGGCAGTCTCCGACCTGAGCGTTAACATCTTGTTCAACGAGCGTCTGTCCGACGTTGGCGCGAACGACCCGGGCAACTACACGATCACCGATCAGTCGGTCCCAGAGCATCCCCGCCTTGACGTCGCCTCGGCAGCCGTCTTATCCGCGGGCCATACCGTGCATCTTGAGCTTCTCGCGGCTCTCGATTCGGAGCACGGTTATCGACTGGAGATTCAGGCCATCGAGGATCTGGCCGGTAACGAGCTGGCCGGCGCGGTTGTCTTCTTCGGCGGCTATTCACCCACCGCGTTCGTCCCGATTGCCAGCCTCTACGACAGCTTCGGCGTTTACAGCGGACAAATCGTCACGCTCCGCGGCGTGGTCAACTACGTGCGCGAGATCACGACGGATAGCGGTTCCCGTCGCGTCGCGGCTTACCTTCAAGATCAAAGCGGGCGTGGGCTCTATCTGACTCAGTCTGGCCGCATGAACGCGTACCCCGCGCTACGGCGCCGCAATCTGATCACGATCACCGGGCTCGTTGGCTCGTTCAACAATGAGATTCAGCTGGGCGGCTTTACGAGTTTCGGCATGACGCTCATCAACGAAGGCGTCTCCCTTCCACCGCCGATCGTAATGACGACGGGCGATCGTGAACTGCAGGACAGCATTGGTCGCACATCATTCCAGAATCTGCACGGGTCGGGGACGTGGTGCGCGACGACGGGCGCGATCAATCGCGTGGATGAGAACATCGACGGCGCAACGACTCTGTACTTGAATGACGGCAGCGGCGACCTGCGGGTCCGGGTCTGGGATGAATCGGATCTTGACAGCGTGAACATCGATGGCCGCTACTATCGGCTTGGAAACGAGCTGGTCGGAGTGGAATGCCGAGTTTCGGGTGTCGCCGCAAGGGACGGCGACGACTTCGTGCTGTATGCTGGCCATATGGAAGACATCGTCGGGTTGTCCGTCGTGGAGCGGCGTCCCAAGTTGCCTCCGGCGGGTTTCACACTTTCGCAGAACTACCCGAATCCGTTTAACTTATCGACCACCATCTCCTACACCGTCCCGCGGGTATCTCCGGTGACGCTGAGCGTATATGATGTGACGGGGCGACTCGTGGAAGGTCGCTTCCTCGGCGTGCAGACGGCGGGGGCGCATGACTATCATTTCGACGCGGGTGCGCTCGCGAGCGGGATGTACTTCGTACAGATTGGGCAGCGGGCGGGGGGGGCGCGGACGAAGATTGTGGTGTTGAGGTAG
- the rplM gene encoding 50S ribosomal protein L13, which yields MSTFHAKPGQVERGWIIVDATDQILGRLSTQIAAILRGKTKPQYTPHVDVGDFVVVINADKVRVTGGKSRTKAYFHHTGHPQGARWTPYETLKKAHPERIIERAVKGMIPRTRLGRKQLGKLFVYAGAEHPHVAQQPKPLSF from the coding sequence ATGTCAACATTTCACGCCAAACCGGGTCAGGTGGAACGGGGCTGGATAATCGTCGATGCGACGGACCAGATCCTGGGCCGCTTGTCCACTCAGATCGCCGCAATTCTTCGCGGCAAGACCAAGCCGCAATACACGCCGCATGTGGATGTGGGCGATTTCGTCGTGGTGATTAATGCCGACAAGGTGCGGGTTACGGGCGGCAAGTCTCGTACGAAAGCCTACTTCCATCACACGGGCCACCCGCAGGGTGCGCGTTGGACACCGTATGAGACGCTCAAGAAGGCGCATCCGGAGCGGATCATCGAACGTGCGGTAAAGGGCATGATTCCGCGTACGCGTCTGGGCCGCAAGCAGCTCGGCAAGCTATTTGTGTATGCGGGCGCGGAACATCCGCACGTTGCGCAGCAGCCGAAGCCGCTCTCCTTCTAA
- the rpsI gene encoding 30S ribosomal protein S9 yields the protein MKQTKYYATGRRKTAIARVWLVPGTGKVNVNGKDLIGYFRRDVLRMEIEQPLVVTENLGKVDIHATMKGGGLSGQAGALLLGISRALVVMNEAHRPVLRQHDLMTRDPRERERKKYGQPGARKRFQYSKR from the coding sequence ATGAAGCAGACCAAGTATTACGCCACAGGACGGCGCAAGACGGCCATTGCCCGCGTCTGGCTGGTGCCGGGCACCGGCAAAGTCAATGTCAACGGCAAGGACCTGATTGGCTATTTCCGCCGCGACGTGTTGCGGATGGAGATCGAACAGCCGCTGGTCGTGACGGAGAATCTCGGCAAGGTTGACATTCACGCGACGATGAAGGGCGGAGGGCTGAGCGGCCAGGCCGGAGCGCTGCTGCTCGGCATTTCGCGCGCACTGGTCGTGATGAACGAGGCGCACCGACCGGTTTTGCGTCAACATGACCTGATGACTCGTGACCCGCGTGAGCGCGAGCGCAAGAAGTATGGTCAGCCGGGCGCGCGCAAGCGGTTCCAGTACTCGAAGCGCTAA
- the rpsB gene encoding 30S ribosomal protein S2, which produces MSKVTLQQLLLAGSHFGHLTRRWHPKMKPFILMERNKIHLLDLRKTQECTDKATAAAMQIASRGGTILYVGTKPQARDVITAEAKRAGVPYVTERWLGGTLTNFQTIRQGIKTLNGIEKKMVDGTFEKISKKERLMLDRRREKLLESIGGIRELNYLPHAIYIVDVRREKIAVAEARRLGIPIFAIVDTNVDPDLVDYPIPANDDAFKSIALITRALTDGVVEGMATYRATAVQVQETTQDTQARDREHVDPRGRDRDRREGRDQRGGGPGGPGGGGDRPRRVRRPGGPGPGSGPAPQADQPHGGEEKPVPPSGDAPAGA; this is translated from the coding sequence ATGTCCAAAGTTACGCTTCAGCAATTGCTGTTGGCCGGAAGTCATTTCGGCCATTTGACTCGTCGCTGGCACCCGAAGATGAAGCCGTTCATATTGATGGAACGGAACAAGATTCATCTGCTGGACCTGCGCAAGACCCAGGAATGTACGGACAAAGCTACTGCCGCGGCGATGCAGATTGCGTCTCGCGGCGGTACAATTTTGTACGTGGGCACTAAGCCGCAGGCGCGCGATGTGATCACGGCGGAGGCGAAGCGGGCGGGGGTTCCGTACGTAACGGAGCGTTGGCTGGGCGGCACGCTGACCAACTTTCAGACGATTCGTCAGGGGATCAAGACGCTGAACGGGATCGAGAAGAAGATGGTGGATGGGACGTTCGAGAAGATCTCGAAGAAGGAGCGGTTGATGTTGGACCGCCGTCGGGAGAAGCTGCTCGAGTCCATCGGCGGCATTCGCGAACTGAACTATTTGCCGCACGCGATCTACATCGTGGACGTCCGTCGCGAGAAGATCGCGGTCGCCGAGGCCCGTCGGTTGGGCATTCCGATTTTCGCGATCGTGGATACGAACGTTGATCCTGATCTGGTGGATTATCCGATTCCGGCCAACGATGACGCGTTCAAGTCGATTGCGTTGATAACTCGCGCCCTGACGGACGGGGTCGTCGAAGGGATGGCGACGTATCGGGCGACGGCGGTGCAGGTGCAGGAGACGACGCAAGATACACAGGCTCGCGACCGTGAGCATGTGGATCCGCGGGGTCGCGACCGGGATCGGCGGGAAGGTCGTGATCAGCGCGGCGGTGGACCGGGTGGTCCCGGCGGCGGTGGTGATCGGCCGCGACGTGTGCGTCGGCCGGGCGGTCCCGGACCGGGTAGCGGACCTGCACCTCAGGCGGATCAACCCCACGGCGGCGAAGAGAAGCCGGTACCGCCCAGCGGAGACGCACCGGCGGGCGCGTAG